A DNA window from Halorussus sp. MSC15.2 contains the following coding sequences:
- a CDS encoding DUF1998 domain-containing protein: MRERRGVQERMDVLDDYLSELGRSSYFDILRESRESKYDFSMRSVASTAGLTLVDEGYNRRNVGDADSGRAMRMALSELHPGAAYLDGGETYTVARVRLDEKSGSDLREAVRETADGERLADELVCPACHATHSLDADSCDCGNDVPLKRRRLAVLDSVDAYHDNLRLTSDGNEARYLHDEPNQEVQNTYAERETSILSFDPDRTFEFRTDDGERLGTLEYGDYSVLLHTDSYQTKYKSGEVDARETLFEVCGEENCPGVVYRDDDEERRCSADPEHFPDGRGADSEFVRLGYRYDTQGVRVDLDDRDLSHTLAHGLRVALQYLGGVNVREIAEYVGEERVDVFESQEGGSDVARLLFERTDGDFRAFDRAVNLMREQFRCDCESGCPSCLYQYGCDVRNDRRSFDRDGIHDILEESGLTIRPAGERRAGEQLTD, encoded by the coding sequence ATGCGCGAGCGCCGCGGAGTGCAGGAACGGATGGACGTCCTCGACGATTACCTCTCCGAACTCGGTCGTTCGAGCTACTTCGATATCCTCCGTGAGTCCCGCGAGAGCAAGTACGACTTCTCCATGAGAAGCGTCGCCAGCACCGCGGGTCTGACCCTCGTCGACGAGGGGTACAACCGCCGCAATGTGGGCGATGCGGACAGCGGCCGGGCGATGCGGATGGCTCTCTCCGAGTTGCATCCCGGCGCGGCGTACCTCGATGGGGGCGAGACGTACACCGTCGCCCGCGTTCGGTTAGACGAGAAGTCGGGCTCCGACCTCCGCGAAGCGGTTCGCGAGACGGCGGACGGAGAGCGTCTGGCGGACGAATTGGTGTGTCCCGCGTGCCACGCGACTCACAGCCTCGACGCCGACAGTTGCGACTGCGGGAACGACGTTCCGCTAAAGCGGCGCCGCCTCGCGGTGCTGGACTCCGTCGACGCGTACCACGACAACCTCCGACTGACGTCGGACGGCAACGAGGCGCGATACCTGCACGACGAACCGAACCAGGAGGTGCAGAACACCTACGCGGAGCGCGAGACATCGATTCTCTCGTTCGACCCGGACAGGACGTTCGAGTTCCGGACCGACGACGGCGAGCGACTCGGGACGCTCGAGTACGGCGACTACTCCGTCCTCCTGCACACGGACAGCTACCAGACGAAGTACAAGTCCGGAGAGGTCGACGCCCGAGAGACGCTGTTCGAGGTTTGCGGCGAGGAGAATTGCCCGGGAGTCGTCTACCGTGACGACGACGAGGAACGGCGGTGCAGCGCCGATCCCGAGCACTTCCCCGACGGCCGAGGCGCCGATTCGGAGTTCGTCAGACTCGGCTACCGATACGACACCCAAGGAGTCAGGGTCGACCTCGACGACCGGGACCTGTCGCACACGCTGGCGCACGGGCTCCGTGTCGCACTTCAGTACCTCGGCGGGGTCAACGTCCGGGAGATCGCCGAGTACGTCGGCGAGGAGCGAGTCGACGTGTTCGAATCGCAGGAAGGCGGGTCTGACGTCGCTCGGTTGCTCTTTGAGCGCACCGATGGTGACTTCCGGGCCTTCGACCGTGCGGTCAACCTCATGCGCGAGCAGTTCCGATGCGACTGCGAGAGTGGTTGCCCCTCATGCCTGTACCAGTACGGGTGTGACGTCCGGAACGACCGCCGGTCGTTCGACCGCGATGGAATTCACGACATCCTCGAGGAGTCCGGCCTGACGATCCGACCGGCCGGAGAACGGCGAGCAGGCGAACAGCTGACCGACTGA
- a CDS encoding DEAD/DEAH box helicase translates to MEFDPLKLANAMRESYAEHYAGSQPQRAVKNLVSRYDEGDGESLEDDLPEFIRTKGPYIQVLDLPRMSDTPWEEFAADHRLHDDVTETFTEAGFRSLFEFQEDSVETILDDSHTLLTASTGRGKTEGWLIPILQFIAEAKEGQHDAHPPNSVKCVLTYPTKALAQDQLKRLIDYLFTLNRGRSPEKQITVGIYDGDTKRRDPDELSYLQTTFQYFDCPCGECDSSLTVRRRSDDSFVVEPMAEHEEDLSFDFIKVTRDAVIEEPADILLTNPDTINYRLFNVNEDEEQQRFVAEPKYFVFDEIHEYSELFGSFTSALMRRYVQERRELNGYDSESDDDLTVVGASATVENKLTVFQRINPFVDADVEVVEENERTLDADFPEEVLPRSRRRS, encoded by the coding sequence ATGGAATTTGATCCGCTCAAACTCGCGAACGCGATGCGCGAATCGTACGCCGAACACTACGCGGGCTCGCAACCCCAGCGCGCCGTCAAAAACCTCGTCTCGCGGTACGACGAAGGGGATGGGGAATCGCTGGAAGACGACCTCCCGGAGTTCATCCGAACAAAGGGTCCCTACATCCAAGTGCTCGACCTCCCACGTATGAGCGACACTCCCTGGGAGGAGTTCGCCGCCGACCACCGCCTCCACGACGACGTCACCGAGACCTTCACCGAGGCCGGATTCCGGTCGCTCTTCGAGTTCCAGGAGGACTCCGTCGAGACGATTCTGGATGACAGCCACACGCTCCTGACGGCGAGCACCGGACGCGGGAAGACCGAGGGCTGGCTGATTCCCATCCTCCAGTTCATCGCCGAGGCGAAGGAGGGACAGCACGACGCCCATCCGCCGAACAGCGTCAAGTGCGTGCTGACGTATCCGACGAAGGCGCTCGCACAGGACCAGTTGAAGCGGCTCATCGATTACCTGTTCACGCTCAACCGAGGCCGGTCCCCGGAGAAGCAGATAACCGTCGGCATCTACGACGGCGACACGAAGCGCCGCGACCCCGACGAGCTGTCGTACCTCCAGACGACGTTCCAGTACTTCGACTGTCCCTGCGGCGAATGCGACTCGTCGCTCACTGTGCGTCGACGTTCGGACGACTCGTTCGTGGTCGAACCGATGGCGGAGCACGAGGAGGACCTCTCCTTCGACTTCATCAAGGTCACGCGAGACGCCGTTATCGAAGAACCGGCCGACATCCTGCTGACCAACCCGGACACGATCAACTACAGGCTGTTTAACGTGAACGAAGACGAGGAACAGCAACGGTTCGTCGCAGAGCCGAAGTACTTTGTCTTCGACGAGATCCACGAGTACTCAGAGCTCTTCGGGTCGTTCACGTCGGCACTGATGCGGCGCTACGTCCAAGAACGGCGGGAGCTCAACGGGTACGATAGTGAGTCCGACGACGACCTCACCGTCGTCGGAGCGAGCGCGACCGTGGAAAACAAGCTCACGGTCTTCCAGCGGATTAACCCGTTCGTGGACGCCGACGTCGAAGTCGTCGAAGAGAACGAGCGCACACTCGACGCGGACTTCCCCGAGGAAGTCCTGCCGCGTTCGCGTCGACGGAGTTGA
- a CDS encoding DEAD/DEAH box helicase translates to MKDPVARAEQMQNAYRDYFIGRGGRAARSVANRLADSENDVTGMRGPYLQALDIPNWSDRSWDDFARSARLEPHIRRAFSEIGFERLYDFQERSIEAILDGDDTVITAATGRGKTEAWLIPILNRILEAKRYEGTGEDTTVKATLIYPTKALAQDQLKRLIQYLYQINSQLKSKQRITVGIYDGDTPRNVSESGSEGYLNATFRHFECPGYNPDLEKCQDCGGGVRVRNTGARFKLIPEKAACEDDEPHDVPLDFLKLTKYDILENGVDILLTNPDTINYRLTNVNAEDEHERFIYEPEFLVFDEVHTYDGLFGSYTSTLMKRVQSLRERRDIDDLQLIASSATVENDVELFQKVSGAVDVTRVSESPPRTRRRSAVTGSRGADVPRTVC, encoded by the coding sequence ATGAAGGACCCCGTCGCCCGCGCGGAGCAGATGCAAAACGCCTACCGCGATTACTTCATCGGTCGCGGCGGGCGAGCAGCCCGCAGCGTCGCCAATCGCCTCGCCGACAGTGAGAACGACGTCACGGGGATGCGCGGGCCGTATCTTCAGGCGCTCGACATCCCGAACTGGAGCGACCGCTCGTGGGACGACTTCGCTCGGTCGGCTCGCCTCGAACCGCACATCCGTCGCGCGTTCTCGGAAATTGGGTTCGAGCGCCTGTACGACTTCCAGGAGCGTAGTATCGAGGCGATCCTCGACGGCGACGACACCGTTATCACCGCCGCGACGGGCAGAGGGAAGACCGAGGCGTGGCTCATCCCCATTCTCAACCGCATCCTGGAGGCGAAGCGGTACGAGGGGACCGGCGAGGACACCACCGTCAAGGCCACGCTCATCTACCCGACCAAGGCGCTCGCGCAGGACCAACTGAAGCGGCTCATCCAGTACCTGTACCAGATCAACAGTCAGCTGAAGTCCAAGCAGCGCATCACCGTCGGCATCTACGACGGCGATACGCCGCGGAACGTCAGCGAGTCCGGGTCGGAGGGCTACCTCAACGCCACGTTCCGGCACTTCGAGTGCCCGGGGTACAACCCCGACCTCGAGAAGTGTCAGGACTGCGGCGGCGGCGTCCGCGTCCGGAACACCGGTGCCCGGTTCAAACTCATCCCTGAGAAGGCGGCCTGCGAAGACGACGAACCGCACGACGTGCCGCTCGACTTCCTCAAGCTGACGAAGTACGACATCCTCGAGAACGGCGTCGACATCCTGCTCACGAACCCGGACACAATCAACTACCGGCTCACAAACGTCAACGCCGAGGACGAGCACGAGCGGTTCATCTACGAGCCCGAGTTCCTCGTCTTCGACGAGGTTCACACGTACGACGGCCTGTTCGGAAGCTACACGTCGACGCTGATGAAGCGCGTGCAGTCACTGCGCGAGCGCCGGGACATCGACGACTTACAGCTCATCGCGAGCAGCGCGACCGTCGAGAACGACGTCGAACTGTTCCAGAAGGTGAGTGGAGCAGTAGACGTCACGCGTGTGAGCGAGTCCCCCCCGAGAACTCGACGACGCAGTGCCGTCACGGGTTCCCGAGGAGCTGACGTCCCACGAACTGTCTGTTGA
- a CDS encoding helicase-related protein: MPSRVPEELTSHELSVERVLRAAADPDDTVPGLEEFDYTLEDASSYDRERRETLVSDALFDHLTRDDGGSGARAVQYVHQLLYDEPLTRAELHNQLADELKLGETATETLVSNVRVLGEFSGILENRSHVFSWPIDGFYACPSCDSTYRSPQDACRECGFDFVTRTTYCRYCSDEHLIGWYCPSCNRTDPYTPTEHGSVGQDEERICQRCEADRGDAVQMIRTTFQPTLRCRDCGRLSERTTTRDCGECDSRTVRTGPNEFTCINPQCGRTHTDERVCERCDASEFEVVSDGGRYVPWVCTNDGCDRLHFDDEPRRCDCGEEEFVKRALLEIRHDRHCQSCDTAFVGNDGCDCDDPEILPRTGSHRAYKTIDTRGWIHEMSSQPSAVPCPHPYARYEVGRRFDELMRSPNNLAATTSQYLLRVVADDEGQRAAKLLSFADSHRDMKELSRDFSEPEVETLLDQLLIRCSSAAGGQESWASFDEVLIDADETIDGLNDALEPPQVARSVDFDLKSRLKDQPRKRWDDDDALRDRLTRRALPHTYSQRLGERDDPLTEVGLLDVRFEPGIGALSGDERAVVRELVDEGNDCRVEDLSDSSPDRSASEVVRELVERSVLSYGHSEDYVSFDPSALEVTVAGEGDGVRFDPETERYYTTLHHQFSLDSQSAVPSDASLSERASPSHPRFTQRAHRVEYSQTRILVSEEYLGTTDKRKRRELEFLFREENYPHHLSSGPTMELGVDIGSLDALLLYGTPPNMNAYLQRVGRAGRSSHSSMVHSVSQRNPIDYYYYDHPEELIDAEPTPVPLNEHNEEVLRVSLSWAVFDYVAANFSVPWDVSHHGRSRSIEGGDTYHRRDGRSESAREDASKLTHVMSLSADTLSLGSEKSSLAVLEEVVSDYESEITDYLESLLDYRFCESCERRYAADDDRTTCERDDCDGQIRYAQEEFGHLVGDAVAASTSATSLTTASTSGR; encoded by the coding sequence GTGCCGTCACGGGTTCCCGAGGAGCTGACGTCCCACGAACTGTCTGTTGAACGCGTCCTCCGAGCGGCGGCCGACCCCGACGATACGGTCCCGGGACTGGAGGAGTTCGACTACACGCTGGAAGACGCGTCGAGCTACGACCGCGAGCGACGAGAGACGTTGGTGAGCGACGCGTTGTTCGACCACCTGACCAGAGACGACGGCGGCTCCGGCGCACGGGCAGTCCAATACGTCCACCAGTTGCTCTACGACGAACCCCTCACCCGCGCCGAGCTCCACAACCAGTTAGCGGATGAACTGAAACTCGGTGAGACGGCGACCGAGACGCTAGTATCAAACGTCCGCGTTCTAGGCGAGTTCTCGGGCATTCTGGAGAACCGCAGTCACGTGTTCTCGTGGCCGATCGACGGCTTCTATGCGTGCCCGTCGTGCGACTCGACCTATCGGTCGCCGCAAGACGCCTGTCGCGAGTGCGGGTTCGACTTCGTCACGCGCACGACGTACTGCCGCTACTGTAGCGACGAACACCTGATCGGGTGGTACTGCCCGTCCTGCAACCGAACGGACCCCTATACGCCCACAGAACACGGGTCGGTCGGTCAGGACGAGGAACGGATCTGTCAGCGATGCGAGGCCGACCGCGGCGACGCGGTGCAGATGATTAGAACGACGTTCCAGCCGACCCTCCGATGTCGCGACTGCGGGCGCTTGAGCGAACGCACGACGACTCGTGACTGCGGGGAGTGCGACTCTCGGACCGTCCGGACGGGACCGAACGAATTCACTTGCATCAACCCGCAGTGTGGGCGGACTCACACCGACGAACGCGTCTGCGAACGCTGTGACGCTTCGGAGTTCGAGGTGGTCTCCGATGGAGGTCGATACGTTCCGTGGGTCTGTACGAACGACGGCTGCGACCGATTACACTTCGATGACGAACCTCGCCGATGCGACTGCGGCGAGGAAGAGTTCGTGAAGCGGGCGCTGCTCGAGATCCGTCACGACCGCCACTGCCAGTCGTGCGACACCGCTTTCGTCGGCAACGACGGGTGCGATTGCGACGACCCGGAGATTCTCCCGCGGACCGGTTCCCACCGAGCCTACAAGACCATCGATACCCGCGGCTGGATTCACGAGATGAGCTCTCAGCCGTCGGCGGTCCCATGTCCACACCCGTACGCCCGGTACGAAGTGGGCCGCCGGTTCGACGAACTGATGCGCAGTCCGAACAACCTCGCCGCGACGACGTCGCAGTACCTGCTGCGAGTGGTCGCCGACGACGAGGGACAGCGGGCGGCCAAACTCCTGTCGTTCGCGGACTCCCATCGGGACATGAAAGAGCTCAGCCGGGACTTCTCCGAGCCCGAGGTCGAGACGCTGCTCGACCAACTGCTCATCAGATGCTCCTCAGCCGCTGGAGGACAGGAGTCGTGGGCCTCATTCGACGAGGTCCTCATCGACGCTGACGAGACCATCGACGGACTCAACGACGCGCTCGAGCCCCCACAGGTCGCGCGGAGCGTCGATTTCGACCTGAAGTCCCGGCTGAAGGACCAGCCGCGGAAGCGATGGGACGACGACGACGCGCTCCGAGACCGACTCACACGGCGAGCGCTGCCCCACACGTACAGCCAGCGTCTGGGCGAGCGAGACGACCCGCTGACCGAGGTCGGTCTCCTCGACGTTCGGTTCGAACCGGGCATTGGAGCGCTGTCGGGAGACGAACGCGCTGTCGTTCGCGAACTCGTCGACGAAGGGAACGACTGTCGGGTGGAGGACCTCTCCGATTCGAGCCCCGACCGGAGCGCTTCGGAGGTGGTCCGCGAACTGGTCGAACGGAGCGTCCTCTCGTACGGCCACTCGGAGGACTACGTCTCCTTCGACCCGTCCGCGCTGGAAGTGACGGTCGCAGGGGAAGGCGATGGCGTCCGCTTCGACCCCGAGACCGAGCGGTATTACACGACGCTCCACCACCAGTTCAGCCTCGACAGTCAGTCGGCGGTGCCGTCCGACGCGTCGCTTTCGGAACGGGCGTCGCCGTCTCATCCGCGGTTCACCCAGCGCGCCCACCGTGTCGAGTACTCCCAGACGCGCATACTCGTCTCCGAGGAGTACCTCGGAACCACCGACAAGCGAAAGCGGCGCGAATTGGAGTTCCTCTTCCGCGAGGAGAACTACCCCCACCACCTCTCGTCGGGGCCGACCATGGAGCTCGGCGTCGACATCGGGTCGCTCGACGCCCTGCTGCTGTACGGGACGCCGCCGAACATGAACGCCTACCTCCAGCGGGTAGGGCGCGCCGGGCGTAGTTCCCACTCGTCGATGGTTCACTCCGTGAGCCAGCGCAACCCCATCGACTACTACTATTACGACCACCCCGAGGAGCTCATCGACGCGGAGCCGACGCCGGTGCCGCTAAACGAGCACAACGAGGAAGTCCTCCGCGTCTCGCTGTCGTGGGCCGTCTTCGACTACGTGGCGGCCAACTTCTCCGTCCCGTGGGACGTCAGCCACCACGGGCGCAGTCGCTCCATCGAAGGAGGAGACACGTACCACCGCCGCGACGGCCGCTCTGAGAGCGCTCGTGAGGACGCGAGCAAACTCACTCACGTGATGTCGCTGTCGGCCGATACGCTGTCGCTCGGTAGCGAGAAGTCCAGCCTCGCCGTGCTGGAGGAGGTGGTCTCCGACTACGAATCGGAAATCACCGACTACCTCGAGTCGCTGCTCGACTACCGGTTCTGCGAGTCGTGCGAGCGCCGGTACGCTGCCGACGATGACCGAACCACGTGCGAACGGGACGACTGCGACGGTCAGATCCGGTACGCGCAGGAGGAGTTCGGCCACCTCGTCGGCGACGCGGTCGCCGCTTCGACGAGCGCTACGTCACTCACTACCGCGAGTACGAGCGGTCGCTAG
- a CDS encoding helicase-related protein: MALDAAGVDASSEDDAVSDVLYEHLVEEEGGPLEFVRGVYATLREKPLRPGELLDRFVDEAGLTEQRAETVFRNFMAIGEVSGILERRAHLFSWPLDGYYTCINCGTVYDTPQATCTECDHHFVTKLSLCNQCGEESLESWFCPNCERLAPHTVTSEEGRFEYFRRKECQCETLDGETPEMVRVYWRPFYECTDCGERQKRNRQRDCPTCDSPLVLDDSMETRVCSNPDCDGEVPVEESQEPTCKSCESSDLEPLADEHIRYCTECGDVYEDPEGQECTSGDCDGELTPKRFLGWTCGDPDCDEVYFGRPPSTCECGKRRFVRSALFDVRMVDECQSCEREFLPDGEHECDCDDANVARRARGYSNFRMVDDNGRLREASDFPGGLPCYHEDQRETYSKSGRYDSMLRGPANAAVTTGRYLLRSLADRDDPSTFEESKMLSFADSQSDMKELERNFREPEESFFFDQLFVDSVRVEADDTGWASLSAVVDRGVREAKAYEDDLTGNIGKPPGMYEYLTGYDQSVDEYLKEEMVSRVFSGMYSERFRSNQLGDEGLIDVRLDAADELSPGERELLAECVSQNHRYEPNLVDEVEDGHEHLDSLIDRGYLRRVEEDGSRYVMVNEDAVQCAVVDEETPTRYSADREEFVTSLAATLGDSADDLVEFSATPEDRSEFSQPHFSLTAQQVSTSEPMMLLARAYYGQTDRDERRKLEYQFRQGRYPHFLSSGPAMELGVDIGDLNTLLLYGTPPNANSYLQRVGRAGRASGNSLVHSVSQRNPIDYYYHEHPEELIASDSQQVPLNEVNREVLHQSLTWAILDWIATTHWVPWRRDQSGLDDFAVCNDDPSPRTEPRPNDVMRFTELLSSSNFQVQHEGEDAPLEALRTLVDDKRDDVEEWLEDVLAFGVCSACGRKHAAGYNGTCHRNECEGTVESILDEHEDIVEATLSGTEDRLSFEETIIDLYSNQWHDIDADLEEIDEELADLRREERRTRDRERKQQLRERKQQVRRRADQLDEYLRRLEDMDFGRYLNRESPSAFGLRSVGDTVDYQLVGEDFESVSDGSRDRRIALSELHPCASYLHDGETYVVTQVSWEPLKSARIGERFEAAAICPTCASEYDTDTANCESCGSRLKRLVTKVPERVTAYRHGLPLGSTPNAQHLQPASVYQSDDEIQSTYAPVETDAGDSFDPEVSYDIVDGEGTVHGQFEYGDVTILASTDSYRATYKGGGADPLPNVFEVCGVDGCNGTIASVGESAYCTNNIEHPVEESIAVRPATKFDTKAARVRFDSEELEHGFAHGLRVALQYIGGVSVRQVPESIEDEGTLVYDSDEGGSGITVLLTQDDGEKFERATRIMRDAFSPEESECNCENGCPFCVYQYGCVEQNDPESFDKDELFELLSNDLHLEQRGDD; the protein is encoded by the coding sequence TTGGCTCTAGACGCCGCCGGGGTTGACGCCAGTAGTGAGGATGATGCGGTGAGCGACGTGCTCTACGAACACCTCGTAGAGGAGGAAGGAGGTCCGTTAGAGTTCGTCCGCGGCGTCTACGCGACCTTGCGGGAGAAACCGCTCCGTCCGGGAGAACTCCTCGACCGGTTCGTCGACGAGGCGGGACTCACGGAACAGCGTGCGGAGACGGTGTTTCGGAATTTCATGGCAATCGGGGAAGTCTCGGGCATCTTAGAGCGGCGCGCGCACCTCTTCAGTTGGCCCCTCGACGGCTATTACACGTGCATCAACTGCGGGACGGTCTACGACACGCCCCAAGCGACCTGTACCGAGTGCGACCACCACTTCGTGACGAAGCTGTCGCTGTGCAACCAGTGCGGCGAGGAGTCGCTCGAGTCGTGGTTCTGCCCGAACTGCGAGCGCCTCGCCCCACACACCGTCACCTCGGAGGAGGGTCGGTTCGAGTACTTCCGGCGCAAGGAGTGCCAGTGCGAGACGCTGGACGGGGAGACGCCGGAGATGGTGCGAGTGTACTGGCGGCCGTTCTACGAGTGCACCGACTGCGGGGAGCGCCAGAAACGGAATCGTCAGCGCGATTGTCCGACGTGCGACTCGCCGCTGGTTCTCGACGACTCGATGGAGACACGAGTCTGCTCCAATCCGGACTGTGACGGGGAAGTTCCGGTAGAGGAGTCCCAGGAGCCAACGTGCAAGTCCTGCGAATCGAGCGACTTGGAGCCACTAGCGGACGAACATATCCGATATTGTACCGAATGCGGGGACGTGTACGAGGACCCCGAAGGGCAGGAATGCACTTCTGGCGACTGCGACGGCGAATTGACGCCCAAGCGGTTCCTGGGATGGACGTGCGGCGACCCGGACTGCGACGAGGTGTACTTCGGACGCCCGCCGTCGACCTGCGAGTGCGGGAAGCGGCGGTTCGTCCGGTCGGCGCTGTTCGACGTCCGAATGGTCGACGAATGTCAGTCGTGTGAGAGGGAGTTCCTCCCGGACGGTGAACACGAATGTGACTGCGACGACGCCAATGTCGCTCGCCGCGCTCGGGGTTACAGCAACTTCCGAATGGTTGACGACAACGGCCGCCTTCGAGAGGCGAGCGACTTCCCCGGCGGCCTGCCGTGCTATCACGAGGACCAGCGCGAGACCTACTCGAAGAGCGGTCGGTACGACTCCATGCTCCGCGGCCCGGCCAACGCTGCGGTGACGACCGGCCGGTACCTGCTCCGCTCGCTCGCCGACCGCGACGATCCCTCGACGTTCGAGGAGTCGAAGATGCTGTCGTTCGCGGACAGCCAGTCCGACATGAAGGAATTGGAGCGGAACTTCCGCGAGCCCGAGGAGTCGTTCTTCTTCGACCAACTGTTCGTGGACAGCGTCAGAGTCGAGGCCGACGACACGGGGTGGGCCTCGCTGTCCGCCGTGGTCGACCGCGGAGTGAGGGAAGCCAAGGCGTACGAAGACGACCTGACGGGGAACATCGGAAAGCCACCGGGGATGTACGAATACCTCACCGGGTACGACCAGTCGGTCGACGAGTATCTGAAGGAGGAGATGGTGTCGAGGGTCTTCTCCGGTATGTACAGTGAACGCTTCCGAAGCAACCAACTCGGCGATGAGGGTCTCATAGACGTCCGACTTGACGCCGCCGACGAACTCTCCCCCGGCGAGCGCGAACTGCTCGCAGAGTGCGTCTCTCAGAACCACCGATACGAGCCGAACTTGGTGGACGAGGTTGAGGACGGACACGAGCACCTCGATTCGCTGATCGACCGTGGCTACCTGCGCCGCGTCGAAGAAGACGGCAGTCGGTACGTGATGGTCAACGAGGACGCGGTCCAGTGCGCAGTAGTCGACGAAGAGACGCCGACCCGATACAGCGCCGACAGAGAGGAATTCGTCACGTCGCTGGCCGCGACGCTCGGTGATTCCGCGGACGACCTCGTCGAATTCAGCGCGACACCGGAAGACAGGTCCGAATTCTCGCAGCCCCACTTCTCTCTGACCGCACAGCAAGTGTCCACTTCCGAGCCGATGATGCTGCTCGCCCGGGCCTACTACGGGCAGACCGACCGAGACGAGCGGCGCAAGCTCGAATACCAGTTCCGGCAGGGTCGTTACCCGCACTTCCTCTCCTCGGGGCCAGCCATGGAGCTCGGCGTCGACATCGGCGACCTGAACACGCTCCTGCTGTACGGGACGCCACCGAACGCGAACTCCTACCTCCAACGCGTGGGTCGCGCGGGACGCGCGTCCGGCAATTCGCTCGTTCACTCTGTCTCTCAGCGAAACCCGATTGACTATTACTATCACGAGCACCCCGAGGAACTCATCGCATCCGATTCTCAACAGGTCCCGCTCAACGAAGTGAACCGCGAGGTGCTCCACCAGTCGCTCACGTGGGCGATCCTCGACTGGATTGCGACTACCCACTGGGTCCCGTGGCGGCGCGACCAGAGCGGTCTCGACGACTTCGCCGTCTGCAATGACGACCCCTCACCGCGGACCGAACCCCGACCGAACGATGTGATGCGTTTCACGGAGCTGCTGTCGTCGTCGAATTTCCAAGTGCAACACGAGGGCGAGGACGCACCACTCGAAGCGCTTCGCACTCTGGTAGACGATAAGCGAGACGATGTTGAGGAGTGGCTCGAGGATGTCTTAGCGTTCGGCGTCTGCTCGGCGTGCGGCCGCAAACACGCGGCCGGGTACAACGGGACATGCCACCGCAACGAGTGCGAGGGGACGGTTGAGTCGATACTCGACGAACACGAAGACATCGTTGAGGCGACACTGTCCGGCACTGAGGACCGGTTGAGCTTCGAGGAGACCATCATCGACCTGTACAGCAACCAATGGCACGACATCGACGCCGACCTCGAAGAGATCGACGAAGAACTCGCCGACTTGCGGCGAGAGGAACGCAGGACGCGAGACCGCGAGCGCAAGCAGCAACTCCGCGAACGCAAACAGCAGGTCCGCCGGCGAGCGGACCAGCTAGACGAGTACCTCCGTCGACTGGAAGACATGGACTTCGGCCGCTACCTCAATCGCGAGAGTCCGTCCGCCTTCGGACTCCGCTCGGTCGGCGACACCGTCGACTACCAATTGGTCGGTGAGGACTTCGAGAGCGTCAGCGACGGGTCACGAGACCGTCGCATCGCCCTCTCCGAATTACATCCGTGTGCGTCATACCTCCACGACGGCGAGACGTACGTGGTCACACAGGTTTCCTGGGAGCCGCTGAAGTCGGCACGCATCGGCGAACGGTTCGAAGCCGCCGCTATCTGTCCGACCTGCGCGTCGGAGTACGATACAGACACGGCGAACTGCGAGTCGTGCGGCTCGCGGTTGAAACGGCTCGTAACGAAAGTTCCCGAACGCGTGACGGCGTACCGGCATGGCCTGCCTCTGGGTTCGACGCCGAACGCCCAACACCTCCAGCCGGCCAGCGTCTACCAGAGCGACGACGAGATTCAGAGCACGTACGCGCCGGTCGAGACAGACGCCGGGGACTCGTTCGACCCCGAAGTGTCGTACGACATCGTCGACGGGGAGGGTACAGTTCACGGGCAGTTCGAGTACGGTGACGTGACGATTCTCGCCTCCACGGACAGCTACAGGGCGACCTACAAAGGCGGAGGTGCCGACCCGCTCCCCAACGTCTTCGAGGTCTGCGGCGTCGACGGCTGTAACGGCACTATTGCGAGCGTCGGTGAATCCGCTTACTGTACCAACAACATCGAACACCCGGTAGAGGAGAGCATCGCGGTACGCCCTGCGACGAAGTTCGACACCAAGGCTGCTCGGGTCCGGTTCGACAGCGAGGAACTGGAACACGGCTTCGCCCACGGCCTCCGCGTCGCACTCCAGTACATCGGAGGCGTCAGCGTTCGGCAGGTCCCGGAGTCCATCGAGGACGAGGGGACGCTAGTGTACGACTCCGACGAAGGGGGAAGCGGTATCACCGTCCTCCTGACTCAGGACGACGGCGAGAAGTTCGA